The window aggtacttctatcttgaagacttggcctttctaggaacatcatcttcttcatatcaaccttctcataagcttggaagaaggtagtcttctaaacaccctatggttgttattttgattgtatgacattcatatacatggatccttattgtttggggttttcttttatatgttaaaatttgattttaactacatataacataatgaaaggttcatttcttccgctgcgtttttcatgtttataaggaaaatatgactttgataaaacccaaaagacccaacaaATATATGGCAATTCATCATTAAAAAATGGTAGCATACATGTTCCTTTATCCTTTCGTTGCGCTTTTTTCCGTTTTTTGCATCTCTGTTTCCAGTGGTCAATATGCCAACTTTAATAAGCTGGAACTGCCCCAAGGGGTCAGCGGACCTGAATCGGCTGCATTTCGTGGAGTACTAATTTTCTCTGTAGGTCCCTACACGACTGTCACCGATGGTAGGATTTTGAAATGGCTAGGCCCTATTGTTGGTTTTGTGGATTTCGCATATACTTCACCCCGAAGGtacgtcatatatatatatatatatatgtatgttccacttcttgtatatatatataaagtattataGTAGTATATCTCCATAAACACTAATTAGTAATATAGAATAGAAGCTAGTTTACCTAAATTGTTGTTGAAAAGCTGAATTTGTTCAGGACAAAACAATTTTGTGATGGCACCACAGATACTGAAAAGGGTCCAATATGCGGCAGACCATTGGCTCTTAGCTTACACCCTGTAACCGGAGATCTCTATATAGCTGATGCGTTTTTTGGACTTTTAGTTGTTGGCCCTCAAGGCGGGCTTGCAACTCAGCTTGTCAACGGCTTCAAGTTTCTTACCGGCCTTGACATTGACTTGTCAACAGGCAACATATATCTTACTGACGCCAGTACGGTTTTTGACATTAGGTAACACCACACGTTTAATCATTTAACTACATTCATCATACTTTATTTCAAATTACTATTGATTGTTAACCTAAACTTTGGGTTAAAAGTGTCAAGTTAGAAGATAATAACCGAATAGACAGTTATATGTTGAAAGGATGTGTCTGTACGTAAAGGGTCGTTTGTGAAAGGGTATGTCTGTTAGATGTGGCTCTTGGTTGTCTATATAAGAAACAACCA of the Erigeron canadensis isolate Cc75 unplaced genomic scaffold, C_canadensis_v1 Conyza_canadensis_unscaffolded:33, whole genome shotgun sequence genome contains:
- the LOC122584480 gene encoding protein STRICTOSIDINE SYNTHASE-LIKE 12-like, with protein sequence MVAYMFLYPFVALFSVFCISVSSGQYANFNKLELPQGVSGPESAAFRGVLIFSVGPYTTVTDGRILKWLGPIVGFVDFAYTSPRRTKQFCDGTTDTEKGPICGRPLALSLHPVTGDLYIADAFFGLLVVGPQGGLATQLVNGFKFLTGLDIDLSTGNIYLTDASTVFDIRNTTQEGFALDHTARLLRYNPNNRQLTVLLTRLYGGGGPAVSKDGTFVFVPEFLDGRVSKYWLVGPKANTQEYLLILKGNPDKIKRAEKTGEFWVAVTFGFVPRVYPMIPSGFRINSDGVVLQNVSFATQYPNKSISTVVEQGGKLYVGCRNTTSIGVYSN